In bacterium, the DNA window CCGGCGGCGTCCGCTACTACCAGTTTCTGCGCTCCTCGGAAGATGGTGAGAAGGAGCACCAGACCGCCTTGAAGGCGTTCAAGCAATACATCCGCGACGAGTACTTGAAAATCGTCCCGCCGGATCCCTCCGTGGAGACGACCGCACCGTAGATTCACGCAATTAACTAACGGACGAAGGAGGCATAACGCCATGACGAAGAAAAAGAACACCACGGAACTGAAGACCAGCAAGAGCACAGATGGGAAGACCTGGGTGATGCCGGAGGCAAAACCGAAGGCGGCGAAGAAGGGCTCCGGCAAGAAGGCGCAAACCGCAACGATGACGCCGGTAGAGAAGAAGACCGGGAAGCGCACCCCCGCACTGGCCTCCCTCGAGGTGGCCCCCAAGGAGCTGGTGGTCACGTACAAGGGGGTCGAGCACAAGGCGACGGTCAATGAGGACGGGACGATCACGATCAACGGCAAGGCCTTCAACAGCCCTTCCCGAGCCGGGAAGGAGATCACCGGCCGCGAGGTCGATGGGTGGTCATTCTGGTCCTACAAGAAGGAGGACGGCACGTTCGAGAAGATCAACGCGCTGCGGGAAGAGAGCAAATAGGAGCCAACGTGGCCAAGACCCAGAATACCAACGGGAACGGCCAGGTGACCCGAGTCGCCTTCTACACCCGCATCTCGACCGACGAAGACCACCAGAAATACTCCCTCGGAGCCCAGGCAGAGCGGCTGGAGGCATTCTGCAAGGCGCAATACGGAGAGGACTGGCGGCTCCACAAACTCTACCGGGACACCGAATCCGGTACCCACATGAACCGCCCGGGCTTG includes these proteins:
- a CDS encoding DUF2924 domain-containing protein gives rise to the protein MTKKKNTTELKTSKSTDGKTWVMPEAKPKAAKKGSGKKAQTATMTPVEKKTGKRTPALASLEVAPKELVVTYKGVEHKATVNEDGTITINGKAFNSPSRAGKEITGREVDGWSFWSYKKEDGTFEKINALREESK